The Cloacibacillus sp. genome window below encodes:
- a CDS encoding helicase-related protein — protein MQMPEMLDNVSKTVKDDLTVTIKKGDKLSVAAACFSIYAYQALKKQLDGIAELSFIFTSPTFLQEKAPKAKREFYIPRLDRERSLYGTEFEVKLRNELTQKAIARECAKWIRKRVQFRSNLTGGGIANFMCVQAAGEAVTYAPLNNFTTSDLGVQRGNNILNPVMKTFSPTAEQYVALFEQVWNDKKLLQDVTDQVIDSITAAYNENSPEFIYFVALYNIFNEFLEDISEDVLPNEATGFKESKIWNKLYDFQRDATLAIINKLEKYNGCILADSVGLGKTFTALSVIKYYELRNRMVLVLCPKKLGDNWHTFKENYLNNPIAADRLRYDVLYHTDLSREHGLSGSIDLAKLNWGNYDLVVIDESHNFRNGGDYSGRGDDKRENRYLQLLNRVIRKGVKTKVLMLSATPVNNGFSDLRHQLELAYEGNPTLINDKLDTTKPIDVIFRNAQTAFNRWSKLEPEERTTENLLRSLDFDFFTMLDSVTIARSRKHIEKYYDTTAIGKFPERMKPITLRPRMTDLESAIDYDDIYEQLMKLNLTIYTPTDFLLESRRAKYVDPSKNIDRAGRESGIRRLMCINLLKRLESSVYSFRITLDRVRALIDGTIADIDAYVSGTQRIINTHEISESEFDGDDVNTDFFDTERKKLDIELADMDYISWRENLADDAEILQLLSMLIEDVTPEHDTKLQTLLGLIADKIQHTFNPGNKKVLLFSAFSDTVDYLYREVAPFVKERFGLDTAMITGTTDGRTTVKLKRTDMNTILTLFSPHSKDKELLMPDADAEIDILIATDCISEGQNLQDCDYCVNYDIHWNPVRIIQRFGRIDRIGSQNARIQLVNFWPNIDLDKYLELKGRVETRIKVSVMTATGDDNPIDPEEQGDLEYRKAQLEKLQNEVVDIEEMQSGVSIMDLGLNEFRLDLLEYVERHGELDGTPFGLHAVVRGNADAPKGTIFILKNRNANIDVHNQNQLHPFYMVYMSDEADDNGEPVVFIDHLRPKKLLDSLRQICKGKDKPEDELCRAFNAETKDGRNMRRYSDLLCFAVESIVDLNEGDAIDSFISGKQISLAANTIEGLDDFELVCFIAIK, from the coding sequence ATGCAGATGCCGGAGATGCTCGATAACGTGAGCAAAACCGTCAAAGACGATTTGACGGTCACAATAAAGAAGGGCGACAAGCTGTCAGTGGCGGCGGCGTGTTTCTCCATATACGCATACCAAGCCCTCAAGAAGCAGCTTGACGGCATCGCCGAGTTGAGCTTTATATTTACTTCACCGACCTTCCTTCAAGAGAAAGCGCCGAAAGCAAAGCGCGAATTTTATATTCCCCGCCTCGACCGAGAGCGCTCCCTTTACGGCACGGAGTTTGAGGTCAAACTTCGCAATGAACTGACGCAGAAAGCCATCGCCCGCGAATGCGCCAAATGGATTCGCAAACGTGTGCAGTTCCGCTCGAACCTGACAGGCGGCGGTATTGCAAACTTTATGTGCGTACAAGCCGCAGGCGAGGCGGTCACCTACGCTCCGCTGAACAATTTCACCACCTCCGACCTTGGCGTTCAGCGTGGCAACAATATCCTGAACCCCGTCATGAAGACTTTCTCGCCTACGGCAGAGCAGTATGTCGCTTTGTTCGAGCAGGTGTGGAACGACAAAAAACTGCTGCAAGACGTGACCGACCAAGTCATTGACAGCATCACCGCCGCCTACAATGAGAACTCGCCGGAGTTTATTTACTTCGTCGCGCTCTACAATATTTTCAATGAGTTTCTGGAGGACATCTCCGAAGACGTGCTTCCGAATGAAGCAACAGGATTCAAAGAATCAAAGATTTGGAACAAGCTGTATGACTTCCAAAGGGACGCCACCCTTGCCATCATCAACAAACTCGAAAAATACAACGGCTGCATCCTCGCCGACAGCGTGGGGCTTGGAAAAACGTTCACGGCATTGTCGGTGATAAAGTATTACGAACTCCGCAACCGCATGGTGCTGGTGCTTTGCCCGAAGAAACTGGGCGACAACTGGCACACATTCAAAGAGAACTATCTGAACAACCCCATTGCGGCAGACCGTTTGCGCTATGACGTTCTTTACCACACTGACCTTTCGAGAGAACACGGCTTGTCGGGAAGCATCGACCTCGCCAAGCTGAACTGGGGCAACTACGACCTTGTGGTTATCGACGAGAGCCATAATTTCCGCAACGGCGGCGATTATTCCGGGCGCGGGGACGACAAGCGTGAGAACCGCTATCTGCAATTGCTGAATCGGGTCATCCGCAAAGGCGTGAAGACAAAAGTCCTGATGCTTTCGGCGACGCCCGTAAACAACGGTTTTTCCGACCTCCGCCATCAGCTTGAACTCGCCTACGAGGGCAACCCGACGCTGATAAACGACAAACTCGATACCACGAAGCCGATTGACGTTATCTTCCGCAATGCCCAGACTGCTTTCAATCGGTGGAGCAAACTCGAACCCGAAGAGCGCACAACCGAAAACCTGCTGCGCTCTCTTGACTTTGACTTCTTTACGATGCTTGACAGCGTGACGATTGCCCGCTCCCGCAAGCATATTGAAAAATACTACGATACCACCGCAATCGGGAAGTTTCCCGAACGGATGAAGCCCATAACACTCCGTCCGAGGATGACCGACCTTGAGTCTGCGATTGACTACGACGATATTTACGAGCAGTTGATGAAGCTGAACCTCACCATCTACACTCCGACCGACTTCCTGCTTGAGAGCCGCAGGGCGAAATATGTAGACCCAAGCAAGAATATTGACCGCGCCGGGCGTGAAAGCGGCATCCGCCGCCTGATGTGCATCAATCTCTTGAAGCGGCTGGAGAGTTCCGTTTACTCGTTCCGCATCACCTTAGACCGTGTGCGGGCTTTGATTGACGGCACAATTGCCGATATCGACGCTTATGTCAGCGGAACGCAGCGAATCATCAACACGCATGAAATCTCCGAATCCGAGTTTGACGGCGACGACGTGAATACGGATTTCTTTGATACGGAGAGAAAGAAACTTGACATTGAACTCGCCGATATGGACTACATATCTTGGCGGGAGAACCTTGCCGACGATGCCGAAATCCTCCAGCTTCTCTCCATGCTGATAGAGGACGTTACGCCCGAACACGACACCAAACTGCAAACGCTGCTTGGGCTCATCGCCGATAAGATTCAACACACGTTCAATCCGGGCAACAAAAAGGTGTTGCTCTTTTCCGCGTTCTCAGACACGGTCGACTACCTATACAGAGAGGTCGCGCCATTCGTCAAAGAGCGGTTTGGACTGGACACGGCAATGATAACCGGCACGACGGACGGCAGGACGACCGTCAAACTAAAGCGCACGGATATGAACACCATACTGACGCTGTTCTCCCCGCATTCTAAGGACAAAGAACTGCTTATGCCGGACGCCGACGCAGAGATAGACATTCTGATTGCTACGGACTGCATCTCAGAGGGGCAGAACCTGCAGGACTGCGACTACTGCGTCAACTACGACATCCATTGGAACCCGGTCCGTATTATCCAACGCTTCGGGCGCATTGACCGTATCGGCAGCCAAAACGCCCGGATTCAGCTTGTGAATTTCTGGCCGAACATCGACCTCGACAAGTACCTTGAACTCAAAGGCCGCGTCGAGACCCGCATAAAGGTTTCCGTCATGACCGCCACGGGCGACGACAACCCGATAGACCCCGAAGAGCAAGGCGACCTCGAATACCGCAAGGCGCAGCTTGAAAAGCTGCAAAACGAGGTCGTCGATATAGAGGAAATGCAGTCCGGCGTGTCCATTATGGACTTGGGGCTGAATGAGTTCCGGCTCGACCTTCTTGAATATGTCGAGCGGCACGGCGAACTGGACGGCACTCCCTTTGGGCTCCACGCCGTGGTGCGCGGAAACGCTGACGCGCCCAAAGGCACGATTTTCATCCTGAAAAACCGCAACGCGAACATAGATGTTCACAACCAGAACCAACTACACCCGTTTTATATGGTCTATATGAGCGACGAGGCGGACGACAACGGCGAACCTGTTGTGTTCATCGACCACCTGCGCCCCAAAAAGCTGCTCGACTCGCTCCGCCAGATTTGCAAGGGAAAGGACAAGCCAGAAGACGAACTCTGCCGCGCGTTTAACGCCGAAACCAAGGACGGCAGGAATATGCGCCGGTACTCCGACCTTTTGTGCTTTGCGGTGGAATCGATTGTAGACCTGAACGAGGGCGACGCCATCGATAGCTTCATTTCCGGCAAGCAGATATCCCTTGCCGCGAACACGATTGAGGGGCTGGATGACTTTGAACTGGTTTGTTTTATAGCCATAAAGTGA
- a CDS encoding helix-turn-helix domain-containing protein, whose translation MSNEPENVMPEKWVNLEDIAIHLSMSEDTVRTWVKEGKLPFYRVGKRYKFKISEVDDWIRTGKIKES comes from the coding sequence ATGAGTAACGAGCCGGAAAACGTCATGCCAGAGAAATGGGTCAACCTTGAAGATATCGCCATACACCTCAGTATGAGCGAGGACACCGTGCGAACGTGGGTTAAGGAAGGCAAATTGCCGTTCTATCGTGTAGGCAAACGATACAAGTTCAAGATTTCCGAAGTGGATGACTGGATACGCACAGGCAAGATTAAGGAGTCTTAA
- a CDS encoding recombinase family protein, translating to MHITQAEQGKITALYCRWSREDFELGESNSIVHQKEILTKYARERGFGNTRFFVDDGISGATFDQPGFQSMLAEVENDNVSTVIVKDMSRFGRNYLEVGMYTEITFPRHDVRFIAINDNVDSDRESGDNDLPPFKNLFNEWFSRDTSKKIRAVMKPKGASGKPLATHPPYGYMKDPDNKNRWVVDEEAAEIVRFIFAEVMNGKGVSQIARSLRERRVKTPAFYAIEHEHVAYTNVSDAPCFWTDTTVAKILSRQEYVGDIVNFKTYRKSYKQKKQLKNDPENYVIFSDVHEPIIDREVFETVQRIRDCKRRPTKMAEPYMFSGLVFCGTCRAKMYQYRTTSIPEEKWYFNCSTYRKKRGGCSAHQIMNVRLESLVLTDLRRVLALVQSDEGEFVRQIKRVSDAEDEKALRQSRRDYEQKKSRHSAIDKIIRRLYEDNVAGKVSDERFAKMSAEYETEQSALAKELADLEAFLQEQRELAVSTESFLKLVRKYTEIEKLDAEILRTFIEKVIIHHRTKGEDGKRIQQVDIYYNFIGKI from the coding sequence ATGCACATTACGCAAGCCGAACAAGGCAAAATCACAGCCTTGTACTGCCGATGGAGTCGGGAGGATTTCGAGTTAGGCGAATCGAACTCAATCGTACACCAAAAGGAAATCCTCACCAAGTACGCGAGGGAACGAGGCTTCGGCAATACCCGCTTCTTCGTGGACGATGGAATCTCAGGGGCTACATTTGACCAACCTGGATTTCAGTCCATGCTCGCGGAAGTCGAGAACGACAACGTAAGCACAGTCATCGTAAAGGACATGAGCCGCTTCGGGAGGAATTACCTCGAAGTCGGTATGTACACCGAGATTACATTCCCACGGCATGATGTTCGCTTCATCGCTATCAACGACAATGTCGATAGCGACAGGGAGAGCGGCGACAATGATTTGCCCCCCTTCAAAAATCTTTTCAATGAATGGTTTTCTCGAGACACGTCTAAAAAAATACGTGCCGTCATGAAGCCCAAAGGCGCGAGCGGCAAGCCGCTGGCTACGCACCCGCCTTACGGCTACATGAAAGACCCAGACAACAAGAACAGATGGGTTGTCGACGAAGAAGCGGCGGAGATAGTAAGGTTTATCTTCGCCGAAGTTATGAACGGCAAAGGCGTTTCTCAAATCGCCCGAAGCCTTCGAGAGCGGAGGGTGAAGACCCCTGCGTTTTACGCCATCGAGCATGAACACGTCGCTTATACAAACGTTTCCGACGCCCCTTGCTTCTGGACGGACACAACCGTAGCCAAGATTCTTTCTCGGCAAGAATATGTAGGAGACATCGTTAATTTCAAGACCTACCGAAAATCCTACAAGCAAAAGAAGCAATTGAAAAACGATCCTGAGAACTACGTTATCTTCAGCGATGTTCACGAGCCGATTATTGACAGGGAGGTCTTCGAAACCGTTCAACGGATAAGGGATTGCAAACGCCGACCCACTAAAATGGCCGAACCGTATATGTTTTCGGGACTTGTGTTTTGCGGAACGTGCAGAGCAAAGATGTACCAATACAGGACTACATCGATTCCCGAAGAAAAATGGTACTTCAACTGCTCAACCTACCGAAAGAAACGGGGTGGTTGCTCTGCTCACCAAATAATGAACGTTCGCCTTGAGAGCCTCGTCTTGACCGACCTCCGCAGGGTGCTTGCACTTGTCCAGAGCGACGAGGGCGAGTTTGTGCGTCAGATAAAGCGGGTAAGCGACGCCGAGGATGAAAAGGCACTACGGCAAAGCAGACGGGACTATGAGCAAAAGAAAAGCCGCCATAGCGCGATTGATAAAATCATCAGGCGGCTCTACGAGGATAATGTCGCAGGCAAAGTAAGCGATGAGCGGTTTGCCAAAATGTCCGCAGAGTATGAAACTGAACAATCCGCACTTGCCAAGGAGTTAGCAGACCTTGAGGCGTTTCTCCAAGAGCAACGCGAGCTGGCAGTCAGCACCGAGAGTTTTCTGAAACTCGTAAGGAAATACACCGAAATTGAAAAACTCGACGCAGAAATCCTGCGGACGTTCATCGAGAAAGTGATAATCCACCACAGGACAAAGGGCGAAGACGGAAAGCGAATCCAGCAGGTTGACATCTACTACAACTTCATCGGAAAGATATAA
- the gltA gene encoding NADPH-dependent glutamate synthase yields the protein MAVTFSKWKTPIKEQDPEVRKGNFGEVCLGYSLEEGQLEAGRCLQCKTKPCIAGCPVKIDIPAFIKCVKEGDMAGAAEVMDKYTNLPAVCGRVCPQESQCEGLCTVGKMKDFEPVAIGKLERLVADWKYAQENMAPKAYEGEKKGKVAVVGSGPSSLTVAGDLAKMGYEVKIFEALHAAGGVLIYGIPEFRLPKKIVKMEIDAMQKLGVDIECNVVVGKTITMQEIMDEYDACYIAVGAGAPHFQGVPGTTLNGVYSASEYLTRINLMHGYEFPKFDTPAKKAKKVVVIGGGNVAMDAARSAKRLGAEEVTVAYRRSLAELPARIEEYHHAVEEGIVFNWLTNPTEYVDDGNGQLKGVKCIKMELGEPDASGRRRPVPIEGSEFFIEADCAIEAIGQGSNKVLLSTFPEMKLNKWGYIEADEKTGATSVPGVFAGGDIVTGAATVILAMGAGKDAAVAIDKYITEKKAAK from the coding sequence ATGGCTGTAACATTCTCAAAGTGGAAGACCCCCATCAAAGAACAGGATCCTGAAGTACGTAAAGGCAATTTCGGTGAAGTTTGCCTCGGCTATAGCCTCGAAGAGGGACAGCTGGAGGCCGGACGCTGCCTCCAGTGCAAAACGAAGCCCTGCATCGCGGGCTGCCCCGTCAAGATAGACATCCCCGCCTTCATCAAGTGCGTTAAAGAGGGCGATATGGCCGGCGCCGCCGAAGTGATGGATAAATACACGAACCTTCCCGCCGTCTGCGGACGCGTCTGCCCGCAGGAATCACAGTGCGAAGGCCTCTGCACCGTCGGCAAGATGAAGGACTTTGAGCCTGTCGCTATCGGCAAGCTCGAGCGCCTTGTCGCCGACTGGAAATACGCGCAGGAAAATATGGCTCCCAAGGCCTACGAGGGAGAAAAGAAGGGCAAAGTCGCGGTAGTCGGCTCCGGCCCCTCAAGCCTCACCGTCGCGGGTGACCTCGCGAAGATGGGCTACGAAGTAAAGATCTTTGAAGCCCTTCACGCGGCCGGCGGCGTGCTAATCTACGGCATCCCCGAATTCCGTCTCCCCAAGAAGATCGTCAAGATGGAGATCGATGCCATGCAGAAGCTCGGCGTAGACATCGAATGCAACGTCGTTGTCGGCAAGACGATCACCATGCAGGAGATCATGGATGAGTATGACGCCTGCTACATCGCGGTCGGCGCGGGCGCGCCGCACTTCCAGGGCGTCCCCGGCACTACGCTCAACGGCGTATACTCCGCCTCCGAGTACCTCACAAGAATCAACCTCATGCACGGCTATGAGTTCCCGAAATTCGACACCCCCGCCAAAAAGGCGAAGAAGGTCGTCGTCATCGGCGGCGGCAACGTCGCGATGGACGCCGCACGCTCCGCGAAGCGCCTCGGCGCCGAAGAGGTGACGGTGGCCTACCGCCGTTCGCTCGCCGAACTCCCCGCGCGTATCGAAGAGTATCACCACGCCGTTGAGGAGGGAATCGTCTTCAACTGGCTCACAAACCCGACCGAATATGTCGACGACGGCAACGGACAGCTCAAGGGCGTCAAATGCATCAAAATGGAGCTCGGCGAGCCAGACGCCTCCGGCAGACGCCGCCCCGTTCCCATCGAGGGCAGCGAGTTCTTCATCGAGGCCGACTGCGCCATCGAGGCGATCGGACAGGGCTCCAACAAAGTCCTGCTCTCGACCTTCCCCGAGATGAAGCTCAACAAGTGGGGCTACATCGAAGCCGACGAAAAGACCGGTGCGACCTCCGTCCCCGGCGTATTCGCGGGCGGTGACATCGTCACCGGCGCGGCCACCGTCATCCTCGCGATGGGCGCCGGCAAAGACGCCGCCGTGGCGATCGACAAATACATCACCGAAAAGAAAGCCGCGAAGTAA
- a CDS encoding sulfide/dihydroorotate dehydrogenase-like FAD/NAD-binding protein: protein MFKIVSKQKLAPKEFDIWVEAPRIANHAKAGQFVVLRVDDSGERIPLTIADYDSEKGLIRLIFQVVGKTTALMSGLGVGDCIQDISGPLGTPSEIENYGTVLMVGGGIGIAALFPIIKSLKLAGNKVITILGGRTSDLVIMKDECRKYSDELIITTDDGSEGMKGVVTEAMKMVVERGEKIDRSWCIGPSIMMKFGTKAAKELGLPIWVSLNPLMVDGTGMCGCCRVTVDGKIFFACVDGPEFDGHKVNWDEFMSRLRQYKDEEKISMEKYEAEVGEPTWL from the coding sequence ATGTTCAAAATCGTATCAAAGCAAAAGCTTGCGCCGAAAGAATTCGACATCTGGGTCGAAGCTCCGCGCATCGCGAATCACGCGAAGGCGGGCCAGTTCGTCGTTCTTCGCGTCGACGACTCGGGAGAGAGAATCCCCCTCACAATCGCCGATTACGACAGCGAGAAGGGGCTTATCCGCCTCATCTTCCAGGTTGTAGGCAAGACGACGGCTCTCATGTCCGGACTCGGCGTCGGGGACTGCATCCAGGACATCTCCGGCCCTCTCGGCACTCCCAGCGAGATCGAGAACTACGGCACGGTGCTCATGGTCGGCGGCGGCATCGGCATAGCTGCCCTCTTTCCCATCATCAAATCCCTGAAACTCGCAGGCAACAAGGTCATCACCATCCTCGGCGGACGCACCTCGGACCTCGTGATCATGAAGGACGAGTGCCGCAAATACTCCGACGAACTGATCATCACCACCGACGACGGCTCCGAGGGCATGAAGGGCGTCGTCACCGAGGCGATGAAGATGGTAGTCGAGCGCGGAGAGAAGATCGACCGCAGCTGGTGCATCGGCCCCTCCATCATGATGAAGTTCGGCACCAAGGCCGCTAAGGAACTCGGCCTTCCCATCTGGGTTTCGCTCAACCCGCTGATGGTCGACGGGACCGGCATGTGCGGCTGCTGCCGCGTGACGGTCGATGGCAAGATATTCTTTGCCTGCGTCGACGGCCCCGAGTTCGACGGGCACAAGGTCAACTGGGACGAGTTCATGAGCCGCCTCCGCCAGTATAAAGACGAAGAAAAAATCTCCATGGAAAAATATGAAGCAGAAGTAGGTGAACCGACATGGCTGTAA
- a CDS encoding glucose-6-phosphate isomerase: MGGSTTTFTELKESFGAAALAAQRWLAETPSCTEGHGWLALPDSPVEEIEETAAWLAGYDSVIQVGIGGSALGNLMLNQALLDGFYNESTPGPKFYLADNPDPDKTLSIWERVKEGRVALVGVSKSGATAETMTQFLWYRSELLKKGQSDADILVITDPEKGIFRAFANGSNCRVMELPASVGGRYSVLCPAGLVTAAALGIDAPALLRGAAAMRDFLTAEKDFDKNPALKLAAIHLLHEREGRPMSVLMPYSSKMAYFAEWYAQLWAESLGKKGLGTTPVRALGAIDQHSQVQLYTEGPDDKFFTLICAEGHGVELSVPAIEHEALSPLKYLDGQGIGAMLNLEAKSTAAAIVKSGHPLVWLELEKLDAETVGALVFFYEYLTALTGRMMGINPFDQPGVEQGKKYTYGLMGRAGYEKDAEEVGEWFRKIAAERIEAL, translated from the coding sequence TTGGGCGGGAGCACAACGACATTTACTGAACTGAAAGAGAGTTTTGGCGCGGCGGCGTTGGCCGCGCAGCGATGGCTCGCGGAGACGCCCTCCTGTACCGAGGGACACGGCTGGCTGGCGCTGCCGGATTCCCCGGTCGAAGAGATAGAGGAGACGGCGGCATGGCTTGCGGGCTACGACAGCGTGATACAGGTAGGCATCGGCGGCTCCGCTCTGGGAAACCTGATGCTGAATCAGGCGCTTTTGGACGGTTTTTACAATGAGAGCACGCCGGGGCCGAAGTTTTATCTCGCGGATAATCCTGATCCTGATAAGACGCTCTCAATATGGGAGCGCGTAAAGGAGGGGCGCGTCGCGCTCGTCGGCGTCAGTAAATCGGGCGCCACCGCAGAGACGATGACGCAGTTCCTCTGGTACCGCAGCGAGCTGCTTAAAAAGGGGCAGAGCGACGCCGACATCCTCGTGATCACAGACCCTGAAAAGGGGATATTCCGCGCCTTCGCGAACGGCTCCAACTGCCGCGTGATGGAGCTGCCCGCCTCCGTCGGCGGACGTTACTCCGTGCTTTGTCCCGCGGGGCTTGTCACCGCCGCCGCGCTCGGCATCGATGCTCCCGCGCTGCTAAGGGGAGCCGCCGCGATGAGGGATTTTCTCACCGCGGAGAAAGATTTTGATAAAAACCCCGCGCTGAAGCTTGCCGCGATCCATCTGCTGCACGAGAGGGAGGGACGCCCGATGTCCGTCCTTATGCCCTATTCAAGCAAGATGGCCTACTTCGCTGAGTGGTACGCTCAGCTCTGGGCCGAGAGCCTCGGCAAGAAAGGACTTGGGACGACGCCGGTGCGCGCTCTCGGCGCGATAGACCAGCATTCGCAGGTGCAGCTCTACACCGAGGGCCCCGACGATAAGTTTTTCACTTTGATATGCGCAGAGGGTCACGGAGTGGAACTTTCCGTGCCGGCTATAGAGCACGAGGCCCTCTCGCCGCTCAAGTATCTCGACGGGCAGGGAATCGGCGCGATGCTGAACCTCGAGGCGAAGAGCACCGCGGCGGCGATCGTGAAGTCCGGCCATCCGCTCGTCTGGCTGGAGCTTGAAAAGCTCGACGCGGAGACCGTCGGGGCGCTGGTCTTTTTCTACGAATATCTGACGGCGCTCACGGGACGCATGATGGGCATCAATCCCTTCGACCAGCCCGGTGTCGAGCAGGGTAAGAAATATACTTACGGCCTTATGGGCCGCGCGGGCTATGAAAAGGACGCCGAAGAGGTAGGCGAGTGGTTCCGAAAGATCGCCGCTGAGAGGATCGAGGCGCTTTAA
- a CDS encoding sodium:solute symporter family protein has translation MTDEAQHLYMAGIYFTDGGPRRHHPFSPARLTLMSPLIYYLAAFGAYTVFIILLTGQSFAWKETKKSFYLGDMKVALFPTLATFCATWMSPLSLVGFGIWFYRSGYVAFWASVNGWMIGLLFFPFVVKRLRAARVTSLPEWLEKRYGDVRVRRLVALTMIFLYVVYLVIQFRAFGVVVSYMLEIPQGFAATSLIYLFVLYTTFGGYLSVVRSDMLNLLLIILGVTVAAWFCLPEGFSFTAAREVFRAESAELSLNSFSLSEVFSAFAMMLVWGLGVATNPQYMIRIIACRSRREAYGMLTLSPYVVGWIYLCLTFFIMVCRLKYPLIGGLEETLAFAKLGQFLPPFAGMLLLVCVIAAAVSTANSQLLLAACSLCYDLLPLKKDESELRPFQEERFLFINRIAITVIASVALMLSHAGLPGYIKLGTISWTLVAIAYFYPLFTPGLIVKEILFAVLSLAIMLQFLLIFGFHIEPEYAMLIVLVGEWLVFMAAKFVRSKKCFAG, from the coding sequence ATGACGGATGAGGCTCAGCACCTTTATATGGCTGGTATTTATTTTACTGACGGTGGCCCCAGGCGTCATCATCCATTTTCTCCGGCGCGGCTCACGCTGATGTCGCCGCTTATCTATTATCTCGCGGCCTTCGGGGCCTATACGGTATTTATCATCCTGCTGACGGGACAGTCCTTCGCCTGGAAGGAGACGAAAAAATCCTTCTATCTGGGCGACATGAAGGTGGCGCTGTTTCCGACGCTGGCCACCTTCTGCGCGACGTGGATGAGTCCGCTCTCGCTCGTAGGCTTCGGCATTTGGTTTTATCGTTCGGGCTATGTTGCCTTCTGGGCTTCGGTCAACGGCTGGATGATCGGCCTGCTGTTTTTCCCCTTTGTAGTAAAACGTCTGCGGGCGGCGCGCGTCACCTCTCTGCCCGAGTGGCTTGAAAAGCGCTACGGAGACGTGCGCGTGCGCAGGCTCGTTGCGCTGACGATGATTTTTCTCTATGTCGTCTATCTGGTCATTCAGTTCCGCGCCTTCGGCGTCGTCGTTTCGTATATGCTTGAGATACCGCAGGGGTTCGCGGCGACCTCGCTGATCTACCTCTTTGTGCTGTACACGACCTTTGGCGGCTATCTCTCCGTCGTGCGCAGCGATATGCTCAACCTGCTGCTGATCATCCTCGGCGTGACCGTAGCCGCCTGGTTCTGCCTGCCGGAGGGCTTTAGCTTTACCGCCGCCCGCGAGGTATTCCGCGCCGAAAGCGCGGAGCTTTCCCTGAATAGTTTTTCCCTCTCGGAGGTATTTTCCGCCTTCGCGATGATGCTTGTCTGGGGGCTTGGCGTCGCCACCAACCCGCAGTATATGATCAGGATAATCGCCTGCCGCAGCAGGCGCGAGGCTTACGGAATGCTGACGCTCTCTCCCTATGTGGTTGGCTGGATATATCTCTGCCTGACGTTTTTCATCATGGTCTGCCGCCTGAAATATCCGCTTATCGGCGGCCTTGAGGAGACGCTGGCCTTTGCCAAACTTGGGCAGTTTCTTCCGCCTTTTGCCGGAATGCTGCTGCTTGTATGTGTCATCGCGGCGGCGGTGAGCACGGCCAACTCGCAGCTGCTGCTCGCCGCCTGTTCCCTCTGTTATGACCTGCTGCCGCTGAAAAAGGACGAAAGCGAGCTGCGCCCCTTCCAGGAGGAGCGTTTTCTCTTTATCAACCGCATTGCGATAACGGTGATAGCCTCCGTCGCCCTGATGCTGAGCCACGCGGGGCTGCCAGGCTATATAAAGCTGGGGACGATAAGCTGGACGCTCGTCGCGATCGCCTATTTTTATCCGCTCTTCACTCCCGGGCTCATCGTTAAGGAGATACTTTTCGCCGTCCTCAGCCTCGCGATAATGCTCCAGTTCCTCCTTATATTTGGTTTCCATATCGAACCGGAGTATGCGATGCTCATCGTGCTTGTTGGGGAATGGCTGGTCTTTATGGCTGCTAAGTTTGTGAGGTCTAAGAAATGTTTCGCAGGGTAA